From one Poseidonibacter antarcticus genomic stretch:
- the tlyA gene encoding 23S rRNA (cytidine-2'-O)-methyltransferase TlyA gives MRLDLYLSTNFNIQSRNKASELIKSNKVKCDGVIITKPSFKVEENHKIELLEDDFYVSRAAYKLKYFLDELKHFDLKNKNSLDIGSSTGGFTQILLENNVSSVTCVDVGSNQLHERVKDDKRISFFENTDIRVFQSKDAFEIVTCDVSFISILHIIEDINRLSKKDIIILFKPQFEVGTNVKRDKKGVVKDNKAIVRARNKFIDYTKLLNWELKYSSMSKLQGKDGNEEELFYFSK, from the coding sequence ATGAGATTAGATTTATACTTAAGCACCAACTTCAATATTCAAAGCCGTAATAAGGCTAGTGAATTAATAAAATCCAATAAAGTCAAATGCGATGGCGTAATTATAACAAAACCATCTTTTAAAGTAGAGGAAAATCATAAGATTGAACTCCTTGAAGATGATTTTTATGTATCACGCGCTGCATATAAACTAAAATATTTTTTAGATGAATTAAAACACTTTGATTTAAAAAATAAAAATAGCCTAGATATTGGTTCTAGTACTGGTGGGTTTACGCAAATATTACTTGAAAATAATGTTTCCTCAGTAACTTGTGTTGATGTTGGGAGTAATCAACTTCATGAAAGAGTAAAAGATGACAAAAGAATATCTTTTTTTGAAAATACTGATATAAGAGTTTTTCAAAGTAAAGATGCTTTTGAAATAGTTACTTGTGATGTTTCTTTTATATCTATTTTACATATTATAGAAGATATAAATAGATTATCTAAAAAAGATATTATTATCCTATTTAAACCTCAATTTGAAGTAGGAACAAATGTAAAAAGAGATAAAAAAGGTGTTGTAAAAGACAATAAAGCAATTGTGCGAGCAAGAAATAAATTTATTGATTATACAAAACTATTAAATTGGGAATTAAAATATAGTTCTATGAGTAAACTACAAGGAAAAGATGGAAATGAAGAAGAACTTTTCTACTTTAGTAAATAA
- a CDS encoding YigZ family protein: MKFVQKEFSYTYEEKKSKFIAFLMPYKMFNEVMTQLRDKHPKARHFVYAYRYLNEFDQVVENSSDDGEPKGTSGKPSLAVLAGNELINTAVIIIRYFGGVKLGTGGLVRAYSASVNEVINISEFKEYKKLEIKTLECEYSDFSQLEYLLNQENINIKSKDFSTKVVLDIELTEEEFINLEAKLTRNIKQIN, from the coding sequence TTGAAATTTGTTCAAAAAGAGTTTAGCTACACTTACGAAGAAAAAAAATCAAAATTTATTGCTTTTTTAATGCCTTATAAAATGTTTAATGAAGTAATGACACAATTAAGAGATAAGCATCCAAAAGCTCGACATTTTGTATATGCATATCGATATCTAAATGAGTTTGATCAAGTTGTTGAAAATAGCAGTGATGATGGAGAGCCAAAAGGTACAAGTGGCAAACCAAGCCTTGCAGTATTAGCGGGAAATGAACTAATAAATACAGCAGTAATAATTATAAGATATTTTGGTGGTGTTAAACTTGGAACAGGCGGACTAGTTCGTGCTTATTCTGCAAGTGTAAATGAAGTTATAAATATAAGTGAATTTAAAGAATATAAAAAATTAGAAATAAAAACCCTAGAGTGTGAATATAGTGACTTTTCTCAACTAGAATATCTTTTAAATCAAGAAAATATAAATATAAAATCGAAAGATTTCTCTACAAAAGTTGTTTTAGATATTGAACTTACAGAAGAAGAATTTATTAATCTAGAAGCAAAACTTACAAGAAATATTAAACAAATCAATTAA
- a CDS encoding secretin N-terminal domain-containing protein, with product MKLIKIILCILILNFLSLADEKINVNFKDLKIMDLVKITSKIIGKNILLTEDIKGNVDFISSKPLNKKNLVKILIYSLEAKGFTLIQGDDIMRIIKLEESAKNNVPIINENKNNLYYQMFTEIFPVYNANADYIASKIGHLISKNAKLVTNKESNSLIITDFKDNIKTIKKIVDIMTSGAKKNIEIIVLENIKASDAKKSLDELSKSIFNNKIETQKVSIIANANNNSLVIVGKNQNIRYLKKYIKDIDRNDSLVKRVVEVLSLKNIEAKNVIKIINGIIGKKIYLDPNLKPLSSVDEESNSIVLMGPSDEIDYIKDLINELDKDKLQVYVEAKIIEVSENRTKDIGIKYGLSGGISGNGGLFSFASNLGGNSFVLDSSISSIIEMPTNLTKGLALGATINLLKQNQAIDIVSEPSILCINNKESSIYVGETKSFQTSSIVDSTNLTTSSNSFKREDVGLTLKVKPRISNENKVTLEIEAILEDARELKEGQINADTTKKEVKTSAIVTNGEAVIIGGLIKNKSDILNDDVPFFSDIPLFGNLFKSRKKVNDKINLVVIITPYIIPKSKDLTYIRNQLSQLSRLEDKYTKELEFRLKENKLFQDKEDLKRLKRNKELEEEIKTFKKEKDNYINKDKEIKEIDTRTEHEKRVAEILGY from the coding sequence ATGAAATTGATTAAAATTATTCTTTGTATATTAATATTAAATTTTTTATCTTTGGCAGATGAAAAAATAAATGTTAATTTTAAAGATTTAAAAATTATGGATTTAGTAAAAATAACATCTAAAATTATAGGGAAAAATATTTTACTGACTGAAGATATAAAAGGAAATGTGGATTTTATTTCAAGTAAACCTTTGAATAAAAAAAATTTAGTAAAAATATTGATTTATTCACTTGAAGCAAAAGGTTTTACTCTTATTCAAGGTGATGATATTATGAGAATAATAAAGCTAGAAGAAAGTGCAAAAAATAATGTACCTATAATAAATGAAAATAAAAATAACCTATATTATCAAATGTTTACGGAAATATTCCCAGTATATAATGCAAATGCGGATTATATAGCTTCAAAAATTGGACATCTTATTTCAAAAAATGCAAAATTAGTTACAAATAAAGAATCAAATAGTTTAATTATTACAGATTTTAAAGATAATATTAAAACTATAAAAAAAATTGTGGATATTATGACTAGTGGGGCTAAGAAAAATATAGAAATAATTGTGTTAGAAAATATAAAAGCATCAGATGCAAAGAAGAGTTTAGATGAGCTTTCTAAATCAATTTTTAATAATAAAATAGAAACTCAAAAAGTATCAATTATTGCTAATGCAAATAATAATTCATTAGTAATTGTAGGAAAAAATCAAAATATTAGATATTTAAAAAAATATATTAAAGATATTGATAGAAATGATTCTCTTGTAAAAAGAGTTGTTGAAGTTTTATCCTTAAAAAATATAGAAGCTAAAAATGTTATTAAAATAATTAATGGAATCATTGGAAAGAAAATATATTTAGATCCTAATTTAAAACCATTATCTTCAGTTGATGAAGAATCAAATTCAATTGTTTTAATGGGGCCTTCTGATGAAATTGATTATATTAAAGATTTAATTAATGAATTAGATAAAGATAAACTACAAGTTTATGTTGAAGCTAAAATTATTGAGGTTAGTGAAAATAGAACTAAAGATATTGGTATTAAATATGGATTAAGTGGAGGAATCTCAGGTAATGGAGGATTATTTTCCTTTGCATCAAATTTAGGTGGGAATTCTTTTGTATTAGATTCTTCGATATCTTCTATTATTGAAATGCCAACTAATTTAACTAAAGGTTTAGCTTTAGGCGCAACAATAAACCTATTAAAACAAAACCAAGCTATTGATATTGTTTCAGAACCTTCAATATTATGTATAAATAATAAGGAAAGTTCAATTTATGTTGGAGAAACAAAATCTTTTCAAACTTCTTCTATTGTTGATTCTACAAATCTAACCACTTCTTCAAACTCTTTTAAGAGAGAAGATGTTGGATTGACATTAAAAGTTAAACCTAGAATTTCAAATGAAAATAAAGTTACACTTGAAATAGAAGCAATTTTAGAAGATGCTAGAGAATTAAAAGAAGGACAAATTAATGCTGATACAACAAAGAAAGAAGTTAAAACTTCAGCTATTGTAACAAATGGTGAAGCAGTAATTATTGGTGGATTAATAAAAAATAAATCAGATATTCTTAATGATGATGTACCGTTTTTCAGTGATATTCCTTTATTTGGAAACTTATTTAAAAGTAGAAAAAAAGTTAATGATAAAATCAATTTAGTTGTAATAATTACTCCTTATATTATTCCTAAATCAAAAGACTTAACTTATATTAGAAATCAATTATCTCAACTTTCAAGATTAGAAGATAAATATACAAAAGAATTAGAATTTAGACTTAAGGAAAATAAGTTATTTCAAGATAAAGAAGATTTAAAAAGATTAAAAAGAAATAAAGAATTGGAAGAAGAAATAAAAACTTTTAAAAAAGAAAAAGATAACTATATTAATAAAGATAAAGAAATTAAAGAAATTGATACTAGAACAGAGCATGAGAAAAGAGTTGCCGAGATATTAGGATATTAA
- a CDS encoding HNH endonuclease, with amino-acid sequence MKLDLTFIILASLLIACLIPLYIYRRKVFSFSYKTGDLDLFIKDLKEYMQRNHPKMSFDYSIIEKTKDEKDIRIKETLIVEDIINQFYYYEYEKETQKDIPREKHWTGYEEKSFSNPKVPSDWKERRKLAWQRDENKCNRCGTKIRLEDTFTTFAKDISKGGGYNFENIIILCSDCNKVINSQNPKNGIASLQLNESLMKYVAG; translated from the coding sequence TTGAAATTAGATTTAACATTTATAATCTTAGCTAGTTTGCTAATAGCTTGTTTAATTCCACTTTATATCTATAGAAGGAAAGTTTTTTCTTTTTCTTATAAAACAGGTGATTTAGATCTTTTTATAAAAGATTTAAAAGAGTATATGCAAAGAAATCATCCAAAGATGTCTTTTGATTATTCTATTATTGAAAAAACTAAAGATGAAAAAGATATAAGAATTAAAGAAACTTTAATTGTTGAAGATATAATCAATCAATTTTATTACTATGAATATGAAAAAGAAACTCAAAAAGATATACCTAGAGAAAAACATTGGACTGGATATGAAGAAAAATCATTTTCAAATCCAAAAGTTCCTAGTGATTGGAAAGAAAGACGAAAACTTGCATGGCAACGAGATGAGAATAAATGTAATAGATGTGGTACAAAAATAAGACTTGAAGATACTTTTACTACTTTTGCAAAAGATATTTCAAAAGGTGGCGGTTATAACTTTGAAAATATTATCATTTTATGTTCAGATTGTAATAAAGTAATAAACTCTCAAAATCCTAAAAATGGTATTGCATCCTTACAATTAAATGAATCACTAATGAAATACGTAGCAGGATAA